A single uncultured Methanolobus sp. DNA region contains:
- a CDS encoding ABC transporter substrate-binding protein yields MKKYHFFVLIILLICSSFSGCIGDSSQESNNLISDDYDSSKDYFPDKIDVEYAQGFSVEYHNNYKLVTVSDSVTNNEYSYILVQKGTPVPEHEEDSVVIQIPVESVAALSTTHLPALEIIGETDKLKAVSSFAYINSVPVRQMIEDGTIEEVGTGSYMNTEAMVSIKPDVVFTLTTGVPYDDKHIDNLIDIGLKPVVVDEYKEESALAGAEWIKFISLFFNAEGKASEYFDQVASDYNELADMTKSVEDRPVVMSGMAWEGTWYVPGGNSLIAQYVNDAGATYFWNDNTDTGTVTLDFEAVFDMGKDADYWVSSGTWSNLDELEAEDSLYIEFNSVNNGTVYSSYYKVNENGGNDYYELGVVRPDLVLADFVKMFHPELVPDHEMVFHKRIE; encoded by the coding sequence ATGAAAAAATATCATTTTTTTGTATTAATTATACTTTTAATATGTAGTTCTTTTTCAGGATGTATAGGAGATAGTAGTCAGGAATCAAATAATCTGATAAGTGACGACTATGATTCTTCAAAAGATTATTTTCCAGATAAAATAGATGTAGAATATGCACAGGGATTTTCAGTTGAATATCATAACAATTACAAACTTGTAACTGTATCTGATTCAGTTACCAATAATGAATATTCATACATACTTGTGCAAAAAGGAACCCCTGTCCCTGAACATGAGGAAGATTCAGTTGTAATTCAAATACCTGTAGAAAGTGTTGCAGCTCTTTCTACAACTCACCTGCCGGCCCTTGAGATTATCGGCGAGACAGACAAACTCAAAGCTGTCAGCTCTTTTGCCTATATAAATTCTGTACCTGTAAGACAGATGATCGAAGACGGAACTATAGAAGAAGTCGGCACAGGTAGTTACATGAATACCGAAGCAATGGTCAGTATAAAACCAGATGTGGTTTTTACTCTCACCACAGGTGTTCCTTATGATGACAAACATATAGACAACCTGATAGATATCGGACTTAAACCTGTAGTTGTTGATGAATATAAAGAAGAATCTGCACTTGCAGGAGCAGAATGGATCAAGTTCATATCTCTGTTTTTCAATGCGGAAGGCAAAGCAAGTGAATACTTTGACCAGGTTGCAAGCGATTACAATGAACTTGCCGATATGACAAAATCTGTAGAAGACAGGCCAGTTGTGATGAGTGGAATGGCCTGGGAAGGTACATGGTACGTACCCGGCGGGAACAGCCTGATAGCCCAATACGTCAATGATGCAGGAGCGACCTACTTCTGGAATGATAACACTGATACAGGTACAGTAACTCTTGATTTTGAAGCAGTATTTGACATGGGAAAGGATGCTGACTACTGGGTTTCTTCAGGAACCTGGAGCAACTTAGACGAACTTGAAGCTGAAGATTCCCTTTATATTGAATTTAATTCTGTGAACAATGGAACTGTCTATTCCAGTTACTACAAGGTAAACGAAAACGGAGGAAACGACTATTACGAATTAGGTGTTGTCAGACCGGATCTTGTACTGGCTGATTTTGTAAAAATGTTCCATCCAGAATTAGTTCCTGACCATGAAATGGTTTTCCATAAGAGGATAGAATGA
- a CDS encoding iron ABC transporter permease, whose translation MLDLVLGSVNIPLGDTLSVLLGNAPLDDSSKIIIMDLRLPRALAAVFGGAALAVAGLLMQTLFRNPLAGPFILGISSGASLGVAIVILLFGGISAATLPQMLRSLGFLGSATVAMAAFLGSSAVLMIVLFVSRKIDSNVTILILGLMFGYITNAMVTILIHFSDPEKVKAFSEWTFGTFDIRWTEISILAPVIAIALIFAFLLTKPLNALLLGEEYAASMGMNFSRTRSYLIIITALLAGVVTAFCGPITFLGVAVPHLCRGVFVTADHRILVPGCTLLGGGLALFADMIAHLPGSSLTLPLSSVTSMLGAPVITWVILYGNKLGRGVSV comes from the coding sequence ATGTTAGATCTGGTATTGGGATCAGTGAATATACCGCTGGGAGATACACTTTCAGTTTTACTGGGAAATGCACCTTTGGACGATTCGTCAAAGATAATAATCATGGATCTGAGACTTCCAAGGGCATTGGCAGCTGTTTTTGGTGGTGCTGCATTGGCAGTTGCAGGTCTTTTGATGCAGACTTTGTTCAGAAATCCCCTTGCAGGACCGTTTATTCTTGGAATCAGTTCAGGTGCAAGTCTAGGAGTTGCCATTGTGATTCTTCTATTTGGAGGAATATCTGCAGCAACACTCCCACAAATGCTTCGAAGCCTTGGTTTTCTGGGTAGTGCCACAGTTGCCATGGCAGCATTCCTTGGATCATCGGCAGTTCTTATGATAGTACTTTTTGTATCACGAAAAATAGATAGCAACGTCACAATTCTCATTTTGGGACTGATGTTTGGCTATATCACAAATGCCATGGTTACAATACTTATACACTTTAGTGACCCTGAAAAAGTAAAAGCGTTTTCAGAATGGACTTTTGGTACGTTTGATATCAGATGGACGGAAATAAGCATACTGGCACCCGTGATTGCAATCGCCTTGATATTTGCATTTTTACTTACAAAACCCCTGAATGCATTGCTGCTGGGTGAAGAATATGCTGCCAGCATGGGTATGAACTTCAGCAGAACGCGAAGCTACCTTATTATAATCACTGCCCTTCTGGCAGGTGTTGTTACTGCATTCTGCGGACCGATCACTTTCCTTGGTGTAGCCGTCCCTCACCTTTGCAGAGGAGTTTTCGTTACTGCAGATCACAGGATACTGGTGCCTGGATGCACACTACTTGGAGGAGGACTTGCATTATTTGCAGATATGATAGCACATCTTCCGGGAAGCAGTCTCACTCTACCGTTAAGCTCAGTTACATCAATGCTTGGAGCACCTGTTATCACCTGGGTAATTCTATACGGTAATAAACTTGGAAGAGGTGTTTCCGTATGA
- a CDS encoding ABC transporter ATP-binding protein: protein MKEAPLISTSDLSIGYKHRNKESTIVSSNLNLNLMPGELVCLIGPNGAGKSTLIRTLIGMQPGISGDVHLAGKLLSDYSAIEKARVLSVVLTSQVSISHFRAFDVASLGRYPHTGWSGTLSEKDKEMVSYSLAAVGASELSSRYMSELSDGEKQKVMIARGLAQDPAVLILDEPTAFLDLPHKIEIMRILKSLSRHPGRAVLLSIHDLDIAMRTADKIWLFNKKGDFYSGAPEDLILKGVFGSAFEMGGVHFDNKKGTFVISPEEKGNVTLIGEDNTEFIWTSHALERAGYSICNDSDITIKIQNSNEDTFWRYLNHTIEHDFCSIADMIQFLSRTHEKDGFLKNPADDYSDRISGGINLQ from the coding sequence ATGAAAGAAGCACCCCTTATATCGACATCAGACCTTTCAATAGGATATAAACACAGGAACAAGGAATCGACAATAGTCTCCAGTAATCTTAATTTAAATCTGATGCCTGGAGAACTTGTCTGTCTTATCGGTCCCAATGGGGCCGGAAAATCAACATTGATAAGAACACTCATTGGAATGCAACCCGGTATTTCAGGTGATGTGCATCTTGCGGGAAAGTTGCTGAGTGATTACAGTGCCATAGAAAAAGCCAGGGTTTTAAGCGTGGTATTGACATCACAGGTATCAATCTCACACTTCAGGGCTTTTGATGTTGCGTCATTAGGTCGTTATCCGCATACAGGGTGGTCCGGCACTTTATCAGAAAAGGACAAGGAAATGGTATCTTACTCTCTGGCAGCAGTTGGTGCCAGTGAACTTTCCTCACGCTATATGTCTGAATTAAGTGACGGAGAAAAACAGAAAGTGATGATAGCACGGGGACTGGCTCAAGACCCGGCGGTGCTTATTCTTGACGAGCCTACTGCATTTCTGGATCTGCCACACAAAATAGAGATAATGAGAATACTAAAATCACTTTCACGCCATCCGGGAAGAGCTGTTCTGCTGTCAATTCACGATCTGGATATTGCTATGCGCACTGCCGATAAAATATGGCTTTTCAATAAAAAAGGAGATTTTTACTCCGGCGCTCCTGAAGATCTTATTCTGAAAGGAGTTTTCGGATCAGCTTTTGAAATGGGTGGAGTTCATTTTGATAATAAAAAAGGGACATTTGTTATTTCTCCGGAAGAAAAAGGAAACGTAACTCTTATCGGAGAAGATAATACCGAATTTATATGGACATCACATGCACTTGAACGTGCAGGATACAGCATCTGTAATGACAGTGATATAACTATTAAGATCCAGAATAGCAATGAGGATACATTCTGGAGATATTTGAACCATACCATAGAACATGATTTTTGTTCTATTGCAGATATGATCCAGTTCCTGAGCAGAACGCATGAAAAAGATGGCTTTCTAAAAAATCCAGCTGATGATTATTCCGATAGAATTTCAGGAGGGATAAATCTCCAGTGA
- a CDS encoding nitrogenase component 1, with protein MIQIAIYGKGGIGKSTISANLSAALGIRGKRVLQVGCDPKHDSTRLLLEGESIPTVLDYIRDTYPDQRKLEDILFRGYADIACVEAGGPEPGVGCAGRGILSTFEILEKLGIEEIPFDIKLYDVLGDVVCGGFAVPIRKEYADAIYIVTSGEYMALYAANNILRGISNFDDNSPRVAGIIHNSRGMEHENEKVRIFADAVGLPIITSIPRSELFAEAEKEGCTVIQGYPMSVPSFLLNQLADHVEKISNRSTRLFKANPLSNEEMEKIVLGRGQDFKQNKKHLNVSQKTLHFEIPEIMKEPFINKKSHFFTKSVKNKTPLQGCSFAGAVTVTSRITDALTIVHGPRSCAHIASHFLNNSLINASSRYGTIPSGNDGKTLVSTDMDEKSFIFGGIDNLSICLEEACVKNWHTIFVVTTCPSGLIGDDITQAISRVKQKYPETDIIPIEVDGNLAGDFSQGLVEGYKVISDIIDPSIQEENFLVNIVGEKTLSNNLNSNFMIIKELLESIEVKVNCRFLSTTTIDEIRKFKKASLNILAHNDDSGFVLKRLLEANTGVDFFGLPFPIGFNETAEWIELLAERFDTEIQSKELIDYHRKLYYNDIDDLRPILKGKRMIISSFSLNLDWIIDTILDLGMDLVKVGLVASSYDDFRSRYIGILPLEYDYTTEKRQRDIENLKPDLVLSNYPPMITEDGVHHDAIPFSPDVGFHSGLVMARRWSTLMRLPVIEGWKMDGVDVS; from the coding sequence GTGATCCAGATTGCAATCTATGGAAAAGGAGGTATCGGAAAATCAACCATTTCGGCCAACCTTTCAGCTGCACTCGGAATAAGAGGAAAACGTGTGCTTCAGGTTGGATGTGACCCTAAACATGATTCAACCAGACTTCTATTGGAAGGAGAATCTATACCTACTGTACTCGATTATATCCGTGACACGTATCCGGATCAAAGAAAACTCGAAGACATCCTTTTTAGAGGATATGCAGACATAGCCTGTGTAGAAGCCGGGGGTCCTGAACCTGGAGTTGGATGTGCTGGCAGAGGAATTCTTAGTACTTTTGAAATCCTTGAAAAACTGGGAATAGAGGAAATTCCTTTTGATATTAAGCTCTACGATGTCCTTGGAGATGTTGTATGTGGAGGCTTTGCAGTCCCTATCAGAAAAGAATATGCAGATGCCATATACATTGTGACTTCCGGAGAATACATGGCACTCTATGCTGCAAACAATATTCTTCGTGGAATTAGTAATTTTGATGATAACTCTCCCCGGGTTGCAGGAATTATCCATAATAGCAGGGGAATGGAACATGAAAATGAAAAAGTAAGGATATTTGCTGATGCTGTTGGATTGCCGATAATAACTTCAATTCCAAGATCAGAACTGTTTGCAGAAGCTGAAAAGGAAGGATGCACTGTCATACAAGGATACCCTATGTCTGTACCTTCCTTCTTATTAAATCAACTTGCAGATCATGTTGAAAAAATATCTAATAGAAGTACTAGGCTTTTCAAAGCAAATCCACTTAGTAATGAGGAAATGGAGAAAATTGTTCTTGGGAGGGGGCAAGATTTTAAACAGAACAAAAAGCATTTAAATGTAAGTCAAAAAACACTTCACTTTGAAATACCCGAGATAATGAAAGAGCCTTTTATTAATAAAAAAAGCCATTTTTTCACAAAAAGTGTCAAAAATAAAACTCCCCTTCAAGGGTGTTCATTTGCCGGTGCTGTCACTGTAACTTCCAGAATAACAGATGCATTAACAATTGTGCATGGTCCGCGTAGCTGCGCACATATTGCATCCCATTTTCTAAATAACTCATTAATTAATGCCAGTTCAAGATATGGAACAATTCCTTCCGGAAATGATGGAAAAACTCTTGTATCTACAGATATGGATGAAAAATCCTTTATTTTCGGAGGAATTGACAACCTTTCAATTTGTCTTGAAGAAGCATGTGTGAAAAACTGGCACACTATTTTTGTCGTCACTACATGTCCCTCTGGGCTTATAGGCGATGATATCACACAGGCAATATCAAGAGTGAAGCAAAAATATCCAGAAACAGATATAATCCCAATAGAAGTAGATGGTAATCTTGCAGGTGATTTTTCACAGGGACTTGTGGAAGGATATAAAGTAATAAGCGATATAATAGACCCCTCTATTCAAGAAGAAAACTTCCTTGTAAATATAGTCGGAGAAAAAACACTTTCAAATAATCTGAATTCAAACTTTATGATCATAAAAGAACTTCTTGAAAGTATAGAAGTTAAAGTAAATTGCCGTTTTTTGTCGACGACAACGATTGATGAGATCAGAAAATTCAAAAAAGCTTCGTTGAATATTCTTGCACACAACGATGACTCTGGCTTTGTTTTAAAGAGATTGTTAGAAGCAAATACAGGTGTCGATTTTTTTGGGCTTCCGTTTCCCATAGGTTTTAATGAAACTGCAGAGTGGATAGAACTACTTGCAGAGAGATTTGATACGGAAATACAGTCAAAAGAACTGATAGACTACCATAGAAAGTTGTACTATAATGATATCGACGATCTACGCCCTATTCTTAAAGGAAAGAGAATGATAATAAGTTCTTTTTCTTTGAATCTTGACTGGATAATTGATACAATCCTGGACCTTGGAATGGATCTGGTGAAAGTAGGACTTGTTGCGTCATCTTACGATGATTTCAGAAGCAGATATATTGGAATATTGCCCCTGGAATATGATTATACTACTGAAAAAAGGCAAAGAGACATTGAAAACCTCAAGCCTGACCTTGTTTTATCAAACTATCCGCCGATGATAACTGAAGATGGAGTTCATCACGATGCAATCCCTTTTTCTCCTGATGTTGGGTTCCATAGCGGACTTGTCATGGCCAGACGATGGAGTACACTCATGAGACTTCCTGTCATAGAAGGATGGAAAATGGATGGGGTGGATGTATCATGA
- a CDS encoding nitrogenase component 1 codes for MTLAADTFTGSLLAVEGIRDAMVLLNGPTGCKFYHSHISDCQYSRASSFDPLGYTDEFYFGQPRVPCTYLEGEDYVAGSTEKLLRILPAIAAKNNDLLVIVNSPGASLIGDDLQKFIDSTGLSERCMAIENAGYSSPVCEGFEQTVIEILKWMKLARNRNNSKTGKVNLVGISIYNSHWDSTVDELKRILEFLNIEVEAVICAGTSIRELQRSASAVCNIIVFPEYGLKIAKWYEDNFGIPYVLSSGGAPVGFDSTEMWIKNIASFLGLDPSHAIEILKNEKKKHYHKISRFYSLTGLPKGATFAINGDSSVVLPLTKWLYEYLGMAPVSVKTLPGAKTETETQIVVFLEKIGFSDSWNRFCDDEQVDIVLSDGHTIRMMSEKKLCRKGIEIAMPSSGYLNFLPRTYVGINGALFLLEEIFNGLRRRP; via the coding sequence ATGACACTTGCAGCAGATACCTTTACCGGTTCTTTACTTGCAGTTGAAGGCATCCGGGATGCAATGGTTCTGTTAAATGGGCCTACGGGTTGTAAATTCTATCATTCACATATTTCTGATTGCCAGTATTCCAGAGCATCTTCTTTTGATCCTCTTGGCTACACTGATGAATTCTATTTTGGTCAACCGCGGGTGCCATGCACATACCTTGAAGGAGAAGATTATGTCGCAGGTTCAACTGAGAAACTCCTAAGGATTCTCCCTGCTATTGCAGCAAAAAATAACGATCTCCTTGTTATTGTAAACTCTCCCGGAGCCTCATTGATCGGAGATGATCTTCAAAAGTTCATTGATTCTACCGGCCTGTCTGAGCGTTGTATGGCTATTGAGAATGCAGGATATTCTTCACCTGTTTGTGAAGGATTTGAACAGACTGTGATAGAGATTCTCAAATGGATGAAACTTGCAAGAAACAGGAACAATTCAAAAACAGGAAAAGTGAATCTTGTTGGAATCTCGATATACAATAGTCACTGGGATAGCACAGTAGATGAACTCAAAAGGATACTTGAATTTCTGAATATAGAGGTTGAAGCTGTAATTTGTGCCGGGACAAGTATCAGGGAACTTCAAAGATCTGCATCTGCTGTGTGCAATATCATTGTTTTTCCAGAATATGGTCTTAAAATTGCAAAGTGGTATGAGGATAATTTTGGCATACCATATGTTTTATCCTCAGGAGGAGCTCCTGTTGGGTTTGATTCCACTGAAATGTGGATCAAGAATATTGCATCATTTTTGGGACTGGATCCATCTCATGCAATTGAAATATTGAAAAATGAGAAGAAAAAACATTATCATAAGATATCACGCTTTTATTCACTGACAGGACTTCCAAAAGGTGCAACGTTTGCTATCAATGGAGATAGTTCTGTAGTTCTTCCTCTTACAAAATGGCTATATGAGTATCTTGGAATGGCACCGGTTTCTGTTAAAACATTACCAGGAGCTAAAACGGAAACTGAAACACAGATCGTTGTTTTTCTTGAGAAAATCGGGTTCTCTGACTCCTGGAATAGGTTTTGCGATGATGAACAAGTAGACATCGTCCTGTCAGATGGACACACGATCAGGATGATGTCCGAGAAAAAATTGTGCAGAAAAGGCATCGAGATTGCCATGCCATCATCCGGATATTTGAATTTCCTGCCAAGAACATATGTTGGAATTAATGGTGCTTTGTTTTTGCTGGAAGAGATTTTCAATGGTTTAAGGAGGAGGCCATAA
- a CDS encoding sirohydrochlorin cobaltochelatase: protein MENVNSEHVIRKDTRTAILLVTAGSTHNKAEKIIESCTNAFKVAYPNSFVRSAVASELVRQSMQEQGISSKSPLVSLTELVDEGFSKIIVQPLYVTPGDGLHELYSIVSTMNRFSGKHGTLGIDGILIGKPLLMDANDYSSTAGALCSYFGLPGEEEAIVLVSSVDENGGDTSLCQLQLIMDEVSGGNFMVGSASGYPGVEWVIKRLEHINAKKVTLAALAIVPGKHAEYELAGDNPESWKNVLESSGYEVIISEKALGESAEIAKYFVSSLGEVGESHGFL from the coding sequence ATGGAGAATGTAAACTCTGAACATGTTATCAGGAAAGACACAAGAACTGCAATACTACTAGTTACTGCAGGCAGTACACATAATAAAGCTGAAAAAATAATTGAAAGCTGTACTAATGCTTTTAAGGTCGCATATCCGAATTCATTTGTACGATCTGCTGTTGCTTCCGAACTTGTCAGACAATCGATGCAAGAACAGGGAATTAGCAGCAAAAGTCCACTTGTTTCATTGACGGAGCTAGTGGATGAAGGTTTTTCAAAAATAATTGTTCAGCCCTTATATGTCACTCCTGGTGATGGCTTACATGAACTATATTCAATTGTAAGCACAATGAATCGATTTTCCGGAAAACATGGAACATTAGGAATTGATGGGATCTTAATAGGTAAACCACTTCTAATGGATGCAAATGATTACAGTTCAACTGCTGGTGCTTTATGTTCCTATTTCGGACTTCCGGGTGAAGAAGAGGCAATTGTGCTTGTATCCTCCGTTGATGAAAATGGTGGAGATACTTCTCTGTGTCAGTTACAACTTATTATGGATGAAGTGTCAGGTGGAAATTTCATGGTCGGAAGTGCTTCTGGTTATCCCGGAGTGGAATGGGTTATAAAGCGTCTTGAGCACATCAATGCTAAAAAAGTAACACTTGCCGCTCTTGCAATTGTACCTGGAAAACATGCAGAATACGAGCTTGCCGGCGATAATCCGGAATCATGGAAAAATGTACTGGAATCTTCCGGATATGAGGTCATAATAAGTGAAAAGGCACTGGGGGAATCTGCAGAAATTGCAAAGTATTTTGTTAGTTCTCTTGGAGAAGTAGGAGAAAGTCATGGTTTTCTTTAG
- a CDS encoding winged helix-turn-helix domain-containing protein: MPNENFKILNALENETRLKMFKHINEEDMHISKVARILEISIPVASKHANILEDANLIERKIFGKTHVLSSKNKKLCRFAEESKEIITKDYQKIFDTVESIRRITSND, translated from the coding sequence ATGCCAAATGAAAATTTCAAGATCCTTAATGCACTTGAAAATGAAACACGTTTGAAGATGTTCAAACACATAAATGAAGAGGATATGCATATTTCAAAAGTGGCAAGAATATTGGAGATTTCTATTCCTGTTGCATCAAAGCATGCCAATATACTTGAGGATGCAAACCTTATCGAGAGAAAGATCTTTGGAAAAACACACGTGCTTTCCAGTAAAAACAAAAAACTGTGCAGATTTGCCGAGGAATCAAAAGAGATAATTACAAAAGACTATCAGAAAATATTTGACACGGTTGAATCAATTAGAAGAATTACATCAAATGATTAA
- a CDS encoding ATP-binding protein, translating into MLIEFKAENFRSISREITFSLLASSDRELEENLIEPDALKKNDRLVKSAVIYGANASGKSNVLLAMFGLQNLVMTSVKNQDGDLLPFEPFKLTPECMSKPSRFSVFFIKNNIRYRYAVSYDRTKIIDEELYYYPNNREALVFERRNTTEFKFTIDKRVQNDISKRTLINVLYLSNSAQQNYDKTLEAFKWFREDLRIIGARTLSEQGEYTIRMLNQDDDSKKAILRSLERADLGLKDITASIEDIEPANLPIEILNQIPHIIDTNIGKWQQIDINTFHLAKDKDGKEHSISFDFNTEESDGTRRFFTLIGPWLNALNKGQVLFVDELELKLHPMLSEHLVKLFHDKNYNQNNAQLIITTHNTNLLSDELFRRDQIWFTEKDTDAGNTDLYSLLEFQVRKDQNILKGYLMGRYGALPFISS; encoded by the coding sequence ATGTTAATTGAATTCAAAGCTGAGAACTTTCGCTCAATAAGTAGGGAGATCACTTTTAGTTTACTGGCATCATCTGACAGGGAGCTTGAGGAAAATCTGATCGAGCCGGATGCCTTGAAGAAGAATGACAGGCTGGTGAAAAGTGCTGTCATTTATGGGGCTAATGCATCCGGAAAGAGCAATGTTCTTTTAGCAATGTTCGGCCTGCAGAATCTGGTGATGACATCGGTCAAGAATCAGGATGGAGATCTGCTTCCTTTTGAACCGTTCAAACTGACACCGGAATGTATGTCTAAGCCCAGCAGGTTCAGTGTGTTTTTTATCAAGAACAACATCAGGTACAGGTATGCCGTATCATATGATAGAACAAAGATAATCGATGAAGAACTGTATTATTACCCTAACAACAGGGAAGCACTTGTCTTTGAACGAAGGAACACAACTGAATTCAAATTCACGATTGATAAAAGAGTTCAGAATGATATCTCAAAGAGAACTCTAATTAATGTTCTCTATCTCTCCAACTCAGCACAACAGAATTACGATAAGACCCTGGAAGCCTTCAAATGGTTCAGGGAAGACCTGAGAATAATCGGTGCAAGGACATTATCAGAGCAGGGTGAATATACGATCAGAATGCTCAATCAGGATGACGACTCGAAAAAGGCCATCCTGAGATCACTTGAAAGAGCAGACCTTGGTCTAAAGGATATTACTGCAAGTATAGAAGATATAGAACCAGCTAACCTTCCCATTGAAATATTGAACCAGATACCCCACATAATTGACACTAACATTGGAAAATGGCAACAGATAGACATTAACACATTCCACCTTGCAAAAGATAAAGATGGCAAGGAACACAGTATCTCTTTTGATTTCAATACCGAGGAATCCGATGGTACAAGGAGATTCTTCACTCTAATAGGCCCCTGGCTCAACGCACTTAATAAAGGGCAGGTCTTGTTTGTAGATGAGCTGGAACTAAAGCTGCATCCAATGCTTAGTGAACATCTGGTAAAACTCTTCCATGATAAAAATTACAATCAGAACAATGCCCAGTTAATAATAACAACTCACAACACCAACCTGCTAAGCGATGAGCTCTTCAGAAGAGACCAGATATGGTTCACAGAAAAAGATACGGATGCAGGGAATACCGATCTTTATTCACTTCTGGAATTCCAGGTTCGCAAAGATCAGAACATCCTGAAAGGATACCTGATGGGAAGATACGGAGCACTTCCATTCATCTCATCCTGA
- a CDS encoding RloB family protein, producing the protein MYFENYRTPQNNVDIIPIPSSRKDVGSIVKFAKKKVQDLDINDGDSIWCVFDCDENTDDNISTAYRNAGRSINMCFSNPCFELWFLLHFSYTEASLQNEGLIELLKRQIADYSKSRDYFQTLEPLTDTAVKNAKKLEKLHLDNGTELNSTQSNPSTQVYRIIEVIKHFNKKDTCLLAGNKTLLMLFKNLHHIG; encoded by the coding sequence ATGTACTTTGAAAATTATAGGACCCCACAGAACAACGTCGATATCATTCCTATCCCATCAAGCCGTAAAGATGTCGGAAGCATTGTTAAATTTGCCAAAAAGAAGGTACAGGATTTGGATATCAATGATGGAGATTCCATCTGGTGCGTCTTTGATTGCGATGAGAACACAGATGACAATATTTCAACAGCATACAGGAATGCCGGAAGATCCATCAATATGTGCTTCTCAAATCCCTGCTTTGAACTCTGGTTCCTTCTTCATTTTAGCTATACAGAAGCATCACTTCAAAACGAAGGTTTGATAGAACTTTTAAAAAGACAGATTGCAGATTACAGTAAGAGCAGAGATTACTTTCAAACTCTTGAACCTCTAACAGATACAGCAGTTAAAAATGCTAAAAAACTGGAAAAACTCCACCTTGATAATGGAACTGAGCTAAACAGTACTCAGAGCAATCCATCAACACAGGTTTACAGAATAATTGAGGTAATTAAACACTTCAATAAAAAAGATACCTGTCTACTGGCAGGTAACAAAACATTATTAATGCTCTTTAAAAACTTGCATCACATTGGATAG
- a CDS encoding type IV pilin N-terminal domain-containing protein has translation MASEMIGEVLKLAMVVTLAAVLSIGIYALLPDERPPYLEIEMSFNQSNAGIIDITHVGGDPIRTNDVRIEISNASNIFDKKDYRLTELTNESFWKFPDTLYLNASTASSINMTDVKVTVIHQKAIIAIGEVKKV, from the coding sequence ATGGCTTCGGAAATGATTGGTGAAGTACTCAAACTTGCAATGGTTGTAACTCTGGCAGCAGTCCTTTCAATTGGTATTTACGCACTTCTGCCGGATGAACGTCCACCTTACCTTGAAATAGAAATGAGTTTCAATCAGAGTAATGCCGGGATCATAGATATCACGCATGTTGGTGGTGACCCTATCAGGACCAATGATGTGCGTATCGAGATAAGTAATGCTTCCAACATTTTCGATAAAAAGGATTACAGATTAACCGAGCTTACAAATGAGAGTTTCTGGAAATTCCCGGATACATTATACCTTAATGCAAGTACTGCTTCAAGTATAAATATGACTGATGTAAAGGTCACTGTAATTCATCAGAAGGCAATAATAGCCATAGGTGAGGTCAAAAAAGTATGA